GAAATGGCTACTGAATCCTTTTCCAGCGGCAATTCCAAACTCACTCAGGGTTTTCACCAGGGTAATTTGCTGATTAGTTCTGTGGGTGATCTTGAACTGGAGGGTATTAAAGTGTACCCCAATCCTGTCAGTGAGCAATTGGTGGTTGAGAATAATTCAGGGAAAGAAGTCCGTTTTGAATTGATCGATATGAATGGTCGGTTGATTTCCACAAAACAAATGGCACATGGGATCCATCAGGCAGAGACATCCAATATGATTCCCGGCACTTATCTGATTCAAATTACTTCCGGAAAACAAAAATCTGTACATCAAATTCAAAAAATAAAATAAGTCAATTTCAAAAAAAATTAGATCATGAAAAGTAGTTTAATTATCACATTTCTTTTCTCCATCATGGGAAGTCTTTTGATGGCTCAATCTCCAGCTTTTAAATATCAGGCTGTTGCACGCAATGCCCAAAATGCTCCCTTGCTAAATCAGAATATTTCCCTGCGATTGTCCATTCTGAATACAGGTGGATCAACGGTTTATTCTGAAGTCCATGCAGCAACTACCTCAGAACTCGGGATCGTTTCTGTCAATGTTTGTCAGGGAGCGAATCCTGTTGGAAGCTGTGCCACCATTGATTGGAAAGCTGGCGGATTTCAATTAAAAGTAGAATTGGATCCTGCAGGAGGCAGCAATTATATCAACATGGGGAATTCACCCATTTTGACCGTGCCTGTTGCTGCGTATGCCATGACTGCCGGATCTGTTGCCGGCGACAATGATGGGAACCCCACGAATGAGCTCCAATCTCTGACATTCAATCCGAATAACAATAGTTTAGCCATTTCAATGGGAAATAGTGTGGATCTTACAGGATTAAAGAACGACGCTGATTTTGATCCGACCAACGAAATTCAAACCATTAGTCTGGATACCACCAACAATGAAATTTTATTGAGCAGGGGCGGAGGAAGCATCCTATTGCCATCCAGCGGCAACAGTTTGTGGAAGAAAACAGGCAATGAGTTGTCCTACAATCA
This window of the Saprospiraceae bacterium genome carries:
- a CDS encoding T9SS type A sorting domain-containing protein; protein product: MIKNLFFTISVSLMSLLAQGQKLAPQVVANAGAVQKAGNFSIEWTLGEMATESFSSGNSKLTQGFHQGNLLISSVGDLELEGIKVYPNPVSEQLVVENNSGKEVRFELIDMNGRLISTKQMAHGIHQAETSNMIPGTYLIQITSGKQKSVHQIQKIK